The following coding sequences lie in one Streptomyces xiamenensis genomic window:
- a CDS encoding ABC transporter ATP-binding protein has product MSAETGAPLMTVEGLTKHFPVKGGFPFRRTVGAVRAVDGLDFTVHAGESFGLVGESGCGKSTTGRLLARLLDPTAGTITYRGRDITRAGRRAMAPVRSEIQMIFQDPYSSLNPRQTVGTIIGGPMEINGLVPPGGREARVRELLETVGLNPEHYNRFPHEFSGGQRQRIGVARALALEPKLIIADEPVSALDVSIQAQVVNLLRRVQRELGIAFLFIAHDLAVVRHFSQRVAVMYLGRIVEVGDREAIYERPRHPYTHALLSAVPEVDLSDEEPAAAEGGPAGRGRRERIRLAGDVPSPAGPPSGCRFRTRCWKARERCAAEEPPLVRIEGNGPGHLTACHYPEEGSTVAREHDIVMREPS; this is encoded by the coding sequence ATGAGCGCGGAAACCGGCGCCCCCCTGATGACGGTCGAGGGGCTGACCAAGCACTTCCCGGTCAAGGGCGGCTTCCCCTTCCGCCGCACCGTGGGTGCGGTCCGGGCGGTGGACGGCCTCGACTTCACCGTGCACGCGGGCGAGAGTTTCGGCCTGGTCGGCGAGTCGGGCTGCGGCAAGTCCACCACGGGGCGGCTGCTGGCACGGCTGCTGGACCCGACGGCGGGCACCATCACCTACCGGGGCCGGGACATCACCCGGGCCGGAAGGCGCGCGATGGCGCCGGTGCGCTCCGAGATCCAGATGATCTTCCAGGACCCGTACTCCTCGCTGAACCCCCGGCAGACGGTGGGCACCATCATCGGCGGACCGATGGAGATCAACGGCCTCGTGCCTCCCGGGGGACGGGAGGCCCGGGTACGGGAGCTGCTGGAGACGGTCGGCCTCAACCCCGAGCACTACAACCGCTTCCCGCACGAGTTCTCCGGCGGGCAGCGGCAGCGCATCGGGGTGGCCCGGGCGCTGGCCCTGGAGCCGAAGCTGATCATCGCGGACGAGCCGGTCTCCGCCCTGGACGTGTCCATCCAGGCGCAGGTGGTGAATCTGCTGCGCCGGGTGCAGCGCGAGCTGGGCATCGCGTTCCTGTTCATCGCGCACGACCTGGCGGTGGTGCGGCACTTCTCGCAGCGGGTGGCGGTGATGTACCTGGGCCGGATCGTGGAGGTCGGTGACCGGGAGGCGATCTACGAGCGCCCACGTCATCCGTACACGCACGCCCTGCTGTCGGCCGTACCCGAGGTGGACCTGTCGGACGAGGAGCCGGCCGCCGCCGAAGGGGGCCCGGCCGGACGGGGGCGGCGGGAGCGCATCAGGCTGGCGGGGGACGTCCCCTCCCCGGCCGGCCCGCCCTCGGGCTGCCGCTTCCGTACCCGCTGCTGGAAGGCACGGGAGCGGTGCGCCGCCGAGGAGCCCCCGCTGGTGCGGATCGAGGGCAACGGGCCGGGCCATCTGACCGCCTGCCACTACCCGGAAGAGGGGTCCACCGTTGCCAGGGAGCACGACATCGTGATGCGCGAGCCGTCGTGA
- a CDS encoding TetR/AcrR family transcriptional regulator yields MGRVSRAQAQENRRRVVETASRLFREQGTQVSVADLMKASGLTHGGFYKQFASKEALVDEATAHAFGELTRLHRDGLDQHDGQRDAARRAVIDSYLSVEHRDSAADGCPVAALATDMAREPEDREARRVYTEGVGDFARVLTTDDQDGIIQLCTMLGALVLARATKGSPLSEEILATAHAALTETG; encoded by the coding sequence CACAGGCGCAGGAGAACCGCCGGCGAGTGGTGGAAACCGCTTCCCGGCTGTTCAGGGAACAGGGCACGCAGGTCAGCGTCGCCGACCTGATGAAGGCGTCCGGGCTGACCCATGGCGGCTTCTACAAGCAGTTCGCCTCCAAGGAGGCTCTCGTCGACGAGGCCACCGCCCACGCGTTCGGCGAGCTCACCCGGCTCCACCGGGACGGCCTCGACCAGCACGACGGACAGCGCGACGCCGCCCGGCGGGCGGTGATCGACTCCTACCTCTCCGTCGAGCACCGCGACAGCGCGGCGGACGGCTGCCCCGTCGCCGCACTCGCCACCGACATGGCCCGCGAACCGGAGGACCGCGAGGCCCGCCGCGTCTACACCGAGGGAGTGGGCGACTTCGCCCGGGTGCTCACCACCGACGACCAGGACGGCATCATCCAGCTGTGCACGATGCTCGGCGCCCTCGTCCTGGCTCGCGCGACCAAGGGCTCCCCCCTCTCCGAGGAGATCCTGGCCACCGCGCACGCCGCCTTGACGGAGACCGGCTGA
- a CDS encoding DUF6113 family protein → MKIAAYAALAVLGALGGIAGSLIQAGWSPLGLLLSLAGAAALFWGGALLTRSRAGAGAPAAGWVLAVLALTASRPQGDFIFASGATSYVFLLGGMVLAGVCWALAPAGRPMFWVPPERLTGGRS, encoded by the coding sequence ATGAAAATCGCGGCATACGCGGCGCTGGCCGTCCTCGGAGCGCTGGGCGGGATCGCCGGTTCGCTGATCCAGGCCGGCTGGTCACCGCTGGGCCTGTTGCTGTCACTCGCGGGAGCGGCGGCGTTGTTCTGGGGTGGCGCGCTGCTGACCCGTTCGCGCGCCGGGGCGGGGGCTCCGGCGGCCGGCTGGGTCCTGGCCGTGCTCGCCCTCACCGCGTCCCGTCCGCAGGGAGACTTCATCTTCGCGTCGGGGGCGACGAGTTACGTGTTCCTGCTGGGCGGTATGGTCCTGGCCGGAGTCTGTTGGGCACTCGCGCCGGCCGGCCGCCCGATGTTCTGGGTGCCGCCGGAACGACTGACCGGTGGACGTTCATGA